cccgcgtaccgcaaaaaaatataaataaataaaaataagtaaaccaCTTCGTATCTCTAAATGAATCATCCCTAATCTCCCGTATCAATACATGAGCATACCAACACTTTTTAAATTACTACTATATTAAACTGAGCTTTCAAATAGAAGGGAATGTCTTCAAGAAGTACATCAGGTTTCCTGGCATTGAGCAGATAGTAGGCACCCCCCAAATGCTTACGAAGTGCTTATTAATATCACCAGTAAAGTTAATAGTCAGGAGGGTGAGAACACAACATCTGTGCCTCTACAACTACCATGATACCTAGTTCTAAGTAAgtttaatgaatttaaaagaaCAGAACACATGCACTAAAATAGTTTGAGTCAAATTAAGAATGGCACTTATGACAttcaccctttttaaaaaatacttcataaCTCCCCCAATAAGTAACATTTGAAGGATTGGCAATGCTTCTAGATCAAGTCACTTATCTAAATTCTTCAAACATTACAGAGTTTTACAGGGAGACTAATTTGACAACCTTCACACAGGATGAAAACTTTGAGTACACTAAGCAAGCTGCAAGGTCAGAATATTGTGATGACACAAAATAACTTCGACTTAAACCACAGCTTCATTTCTGGTAGTGGCCGTGGTAGTTTTATAACTACTCATCAGGACAAGATTAATCATAAAACTAAGTTTTGTTAAGTATTTTCAAAGATGCCGACTACCACCACCAGATTTTATCACACAAGGCAACACGTATGCTGacaaatagacatttaaaaatgtcatactaggactcccctggtggagcagtggttacgaatctgcctgccaatgcaggggacacgggttcgagccctggtccgggaagatcccacatgccaaggagcaactaagcctgtgtgccacacctaccgagcctgcgctctagagcccgggagccacaactattgagcccatgtgcctcaactactgaagccctcacgcctagagcccgtgctctgcaacaagagtgtagccaccgcaatgagaagcccgcgcacagcaacgagcactgcaacgaagagtagctcccgcttgccgcaactagagaaagcccacgtgcagcaacaaagacgccaaaacagccaaaaaataaatttatttttttaaaaagtcatactatttttattttattttattttatttttgcagtacgcgggcctctcactgttgtggcctctcccgctgcggagcacaggctccggacacgcaagctcagcagccatggctcatgggcccagccgctccgcggcatgtgggatcttcccggaccagggcatgaacccgtgtcccctgcatcggcaggcggactctcaaccactgcgccaccagggaagcccccttactatttatttttgcctATCAGAATAGCTGACAATTACTACTTATCTGACAGAAGTCGTATAAATCATACTGAAAATTACCTCGTCATTAGAAATTCTCAGTGCCAACTCAGGAACAAAAACAGAAGGTTAAAACTTCCTTAAAGACATGTTTATTTTGCATAATCATGTTGGAGGGTTATGTGCATTTGAATACTTTAGTCCTCTTTTAACATTCTAAATATGATATAAAGTGTTCAAATTTTACCAAATAGTGTCACTACTACGTAGTTACTAATCTTGCAACCTACTTGTGTTGCAATGACATTCAAATCCttattcctacttttttttttttctttttttttttttctttttgcggtatgcgggcctctcactgttgtggcctctcccgttgcggagcacaggctccggacgcgcaggctcagcggccatggctcacgggcccagccacttcgcggcatatgggatcctcccagaccggggcacgaaccggtatcccctgcatcggcaggcggactctcaaccactgcgccaccagggaggccccttattcCTACTTTTAAAAGTCATGAAATTACTGGCTTTGGTACATTAATGAGAAAACAGGACATATTGCCATAAGAGCAATTCTTCTAGTATTTCACCTATTGAGTAAACATTCTTCAGATGTTTGGTTAAGTATAAATCCTTATCTACATCAGGAAAATTTGGAGAGTCCTAAAAGCCACTTACCTGATAACCTACAGTATCAGgtaaatgaattttagaaatctCAAATTTAACCAATATAGATAGGTTATTCAACTGAAATTTCATTTTCTGCTCAAGCACTATTAACAAGCCACTACTTGAGGCTTACTTCAGAGCCTTTGGCTGAGGAAATAAAGCACATGGTGTAGATACTGTGTTTTCTTCAGTTAATATCTTACACATAAAATCCAATGTCATGCTGAATTCAGGATAATCCACTAATCCAAAAACTGGTATAGTTACAGAAAGCCAACAGCAGAGGTCACTAGTAGTTAGATAAGTAAAACATCTTTTCTTTAATAACCTCATAAACGTCTCAAATAAATATGCTGAAAAATATAGAGCTCTAAGATAACTGTACCAAGGGAGCCACGGAGCTAGCTAGTCTTCAGACATCCTAGGAGTTCATTTGATAGGATCACTCCTCCTATGGGTCTGGTGACACCCTAAGTTCTCTTGGCAGGAGTACAAAGGACTTAATGCCAATTCCAAATACAAACATATATGAGAGGCTGAAAGTAGTAGGTATAACCAAGATATGGACACTAAATTTTAAACTCAAAGATGCCCTAAAATAACTCTGTGATCAGTTATTCATAAACTGTAATTTCAGCCTATTATAAAGTTGACTTCTAGGTGACAGCCAAACTTTCCTTTCACACTACCTAAATAGAGAAAAGCTATTAAAGAAGTTGTACAGTGTTTTGACTTTAATATTAACAcaaaggttaaataaataaaaagtgatcAAGCTTGGTTTCatttacaaaagaaacaaacaaacctacaatgaggtttTCAAATGTACTTTATTTCTTCAATCACGCCATATTTTAATGGGTACATAATGCTTTTACTTGGCATCAATTATGAGTTGATTTTGAAACAATTCAGTATTAAACCAGCTGGGATGATCATTGTTCTCTCCATTCCTTTGGGGTGACTCTGCCAACAGGGGACAGGTTCCATTCTATTCCAATTTGTGTTGCTGTCTGTAAGAATTAAAATGCTGTCAGTTATATGTTTAAACCAGAGCCCACTCTCCCTTGGAGAGTATTTCCTAAAGTGGCAAAGGTATTCTGCACTATAGGTTAAAAACACACAGAAAGTCACCTGGGATACAGTGCCCTCCAGGTAGGCCAAACCTAATTGCTGTCCTAATTCTCTAGAGTAGTGCTGTTCAGTAGAACTTCCAGAGATgaaggaaatgttctatatctgcactgtcTAATACAGTTAGTCACTAGCTACATACAGCTATTGAGCAACTAAGATGTAGCTAGTATGACTCAgcaactaaattttaaatttcatttaattaattcaaatttGTATATCACATTTCTATACTACATCCTCAAAAAAATTGTTGCACTCAACCACGACTACCTAAATACTGCCAAAGAGGACTTTTATAATATCCCTTCATCAAGTAGCACTTCACTTCCAAAAGTGCCCCCATCACACATTTGTTCAACATCTGTTTACTCTTCCAATGAAGTACACAcacttattttaataatatatctgATTTCAGGAAGatcaaaataagaatgaaaaaggcCTATTAATAAAGTCTTTGACTATTAAGGCAAGGGTTGTTTCAtatcttttaaaatcagtttatatatttattataacttCAAGACTCCTACTTTTAACCAGCAAGTACAGTGACTGGTAAGTAGATTGGTAAATGAAGATGTAAACaactaaaatattaaaagcaagtcCCTTTATATGTCATCCATCAGAAATGCTGTACTCAGTTCTGAGGGTAGAATATAGAAGAAAGGTTGATTAAGCAAAGAAAGGTGACCAAGATGGTGAAAACCCTGGAAAtcatataacaaaaaaaaatgatcaaCAGAACTAAGAATGTTTAATATGAAAGAGAAGATCCAGGAGACATGAAAGGAATCTTCTAATATCTAACAGCTGATACATGGAAATGTGATCAGAATTTCTGTATTGCAATGAAATGATGGGTAAAATATGAAGGAGGCAGATTTTAGCTCAACATAAGATCTTTTCAACCAGCTACACAATATGGAAAAGACTGCCTTTTGATCCACTAAGCAACTTGTTATCGGAAATGTTAAGAACAGATGATGGATGAATGCTCAATGTTGAGGAAGAAATTCCTGCACTAGCTGTCTCTAAAGCCCCTCCTAACTAGAAATGTACACTGTGTGAAAACATTTTGAATACATGAGATAAATGGGAATAAAAAGCATCTAAAACAGGTTATCAATCAACAGTACTTACATATGCCCACACAGCAACACAAAAAGTGGCTCCACTTGCTAATACAGCATTACCATATTTGTCATGGAAATCAGGTGCCCGCTTCTGGTGGCTCTGCCTTGCCATTGTTTGCGGAATGCTTCGAACTTAAAGGGGGATAAAAAAGAATACGGGAGCATATCTATCAATCATCAGGAAAAGAGAACATGTGTAATTGATATTGCcactcacagggcttccctggtggcgcagtggttgaaagtccacctgccgatgcaggggacacgggttcgtgccccggtccaggaagatcccacatgccgtggagcggctggcccatgagccacggccgctgagcctgcgcatctggagcctgtgctccacaacgggagaggccacaacagtgagaggcccgcacaccgcaaaaaaaaaaaaaaaaaaaaaaagcatgatatTGCCACTCACAAAAGCCAAGGAAGTTAACTCTACAGTATTATGcagtataataaaatgttaaaacataTTGCAGCTAAAAGCAAAGTAGCATATTTTGAAATGCTTCACAAATAAGATTGACAGATGGATAAATATGTGATATAACAAATACAGCAAAATGTCAGTTGTAGAATCTATGTGGTGGGTATGTGGGTATTCATTATACAATTCTTCCAACTTTTCGATATGCCTGGAACTTTTCACAATAAAATGTTGAGGGGAAAAACCAAGGAAAAGTGATGTCAGTAACATCCATGACAAATTGGCATTTGTATAACCTCTGAACTTAGCTCCTACTTCATTAATTTGAGTACTTATGACTTTGATTTTCACTAAAGTTTACTCAGCAGTGCTCAACAACTTACAACATAAAGGggtaaataaactcaaaatcattAAAGCACGCTAAATGTTTATGACCTTAAAATTACCGCAAAACCTCCAAAAACTAGAgtaatcttgatttttttaaaaagtga
Above is a window of Mesoplodon densirostris isolate mMesDen1 chromosome X, mMesDen1 primary haplotype, whole genome shotgun sequence DNA encoding:
- the LOC132481999 gene encoding cytochrome c oxidase subunit 7B, mitochondrial codes for the protein MFPLAKNALSRLGVRSIPQTMARQSHQKRAPDFHDKYGNAVLASGATFCVAVWAYTATQIGIEWNLSPVGRVTPKEWREQ